A section of the Triticum dicoccoides isolate Atlit2015 ecotype Zavitan chromosome 7A, WEW_v2.0, whole genome shotgun sequence genome encodes:
- the LOC119332173 gene encoding uncharacterized protein LOC119332173, with the protein MGLDVTEISELAALRPIQTAVSGARATAAPGAEDDAPAADTGCVTPKASGARSAAAEGADDDDPAASANNACFTPKASDSMAMLPIAPLQEDSVGFSTATPLPTGGEIGRRDGCAAAGDESSFTTPTTADSTLVPATVCPPAPRKTAAAPTRKRAPLQQRLFYPVPRDLTTVFVAVPQCPPPAKRMRAHIAESYVPLGT; encoded by the coding sequence ATGGGCCTCGACGTCACGGAAATCTCTGAATTGGCGGCGCTCCGGCCGATCCAGACGGCCGTGAGCGGCGCCCGGGCAACGGCAGCGCCGGGGGCGGAAGATGACGCTCCAGCCGCCGACACCGGCTGCGTCACACCCAAGGCGAGCGGCGCGCGGTCAGCCGCTGCAGAAGGAGCAGACGACGACGACCCTGCCGCCAGCGCCAACAACGCCTGCTTCACACCGAAGGCAAGCGACTCCATGGCCATGCTGCCCATTGCGCCACTGCAGGAAGACAGCGTCGGCTTCTCCACGGCCACGCCGCTGCCCACGGGCGGAGAAATTGGGCGGCGAGATGGCTGCGCCGCTGCAGGCGACGAGAGCAGCTTCACCACGCCGACGACAGCCGACAGCACGCTGGTGCCGGCCACTGTGTGCCCACCGGCGCCGCGGAAAACGGCTGCGGCGCCGACGAGGAAGCGGGCGCCGCTGCAGCAGCGGCTCTTCTATCCGGTGCCGCGCGATCTGACCACCGTGTTCGTGGCCGTGCCGCAGTGCCCGCCGCCCGCCAAGAGGATGCGGGCGCACATAGCGGAGTCATATGTGCCTCTAGGCACGTGA